A portion of the Carya illinoinensis cultivar Pawnee chromosome 11, C.illinoinensisPawnee_v1, whole genome shotgun sequence genome contains these proteins:
- the LOC122281999 gene encoding protein DJ-1 homolog B yields MALRHLAPHSSLLRISHLNAIFSPKKRFLSVSSSMASPARKVLVPIANGTEPMEAVITIDVLRRSGADVTVASVEKQLPVDAGHGVKIVADALISDCGDGGFDLIALPGGMPGATNLRDCAILESLVKKQAADGRLYAAVCASPAVALGPWGVLKGLKATCYPSFMEQLAPCATAVESRVQLDGIVVTSRGPGTTMEFAVALIEQLYGKEKANEVSGPLVMRSNHGDEYTVRELNPVEWKFDDCPKILVPIANGTEEMEAVVIIDILRRAKANVVVASVEDKLEILASRKVKLVADVLLDDAANHLFDLIVLPGGLGGAQAFANSEKLVNLLKKQREINRPYGAICASPALVLEPHGLLKGKKATAFPALCNKLSDQSEVENRVVVDGTLITSRGPGTSMEFALAIVEKLFGRQKALELAKMMLVVHP; encoded by the exons ATGGCGTTGCGTCATTTGGCCCCACACTCCTCTCTCTTGCGCATTTCTCACTTGAACGCTATCTTTTCTCCCAAGAAGCGCTTCTTGTCCGTCTCGTCATCAATGGCTTCTCCTGCTCGGAAG GTTTTGGTTCCGATTGCCAACGGCACTGAGCCAATGGAGGCGGTGATTACGATCGACGTTCTGCGAAGATCCGGAGCTGACGTTACGGTGGCTTCAGTAGAAAAGCAGCTTCCGGTCGATGCTGGCCATGGCGTGAAGATTGTTGCCGATGCTTTGATTTCTGATTGCGGCGATGGTGGCTTCGATCTCATCGCTCTACCT GGAGGCATGCCGGGGGCTACCAACCTTAGAGATTGTGCCATTCTGGAGAGCTTGGTGAAGAAGCAGGCAGCTGATGGGCGGCTTTACGCTGCGGTATGTGCTTCACCTGCTGTGGCGCTTGGGCCATGGGGTGTGTTGAAGGGCTTGAAA GCAACCTGTTATCCATCGTTTATGGAACAATTAGCCCCCTGTGCAACTGCTGTTGAATCAAGAGTGCAACTGGATGGCATAGTTGTGACAAGTCGTGGACCTGGAACCACTATGGAATTTGCTGTTGCACTGATAGAGCAATTGTATGGGAAAGAGAAAGCGAATGAGGTTTCCGGGCCACTG GTTATGCGTTCAAACCATGGGGATGAATATACTGTAAGGGAGCTAAATCCGGTGGAGTGGAAATTTGATGATTGCCCCAAG ATTCTTGTACCTATTGCTAATGGCACTGAGGAAATGGAAGCTGTTGTGATCATTGATATTCTACGACGAGCAAAGGCAAATGTTGTGGTGGCCTCTGTTGAGGATAAACTAGAAATTTTGGCTTCTCGTAAAGTTAAACTCGTGGCAGATGTGCTCCTTGATGATGCTGCTAATCATTTGTTTGACCTAATAGTATTGCCG GGTGGACTTGGTGGTGCCCAAGCATTCGCAAACTCTGAAAAACTTGTGAACCTGCTAAAGAAGCAGAGGGAAATAAATAGACCTTATGGAGCAATATGTGCATCCCCAGCTTTAGTCTTGGAGCCCCATGGCTTACTCAAG GGTAAAAAGGCTACAGCTTTTCCTGCCCTTTGCAACAAGCTGTCGGATCAGAGTGAAGTTGAAAACAGGGTTGTGGTCGATGGCACACTCATCACCAGCAGAGGGCCGGGAACTTCGATGGAGTTTGCACTTGCAATTGTGGAGAAGCTGTTTGGGCGCCAGAAAGCACTAGAGCTCGCCAAGATGATGCTTGTCGTACACCCATAG